From a single Hypanus sabinus isolate sHypSab1 chromosome 7, sHypSab1.hap1, whole genome shotgun sequence genomic region:
- the LOC132397337 gene encoding uncharacterized protein LOC132397337 yields the protein MEKASREAKNQLERARIKAELEVLTLHREAEAPWVEAEILENTEEMHVLEEVKSTLERTRLECTNIYVHSQIDLKIRSSSPYLNANVPPHEESQRGPIASHSSEEDNFPLQLHDKFKNEMTDDKYFSTPNLAALAREEAKAEFRSANPITNVHPQSYTHRHIPPASMPLAAESMAQYLARRDLITSGLYQFDDKPENYHAWYSFANAIDGVQLGATQELDLMTKWLGKESCKQVRCIRSVYINNPKLALSKAWERLRECYAAPEIIETALFRHLENFPKVSAKDKRARRSTHGV from the coding sequence atggaaaaggcttccagagaagccaaaaaccagttggaaagggcaaggataaaagcagagttagaagtgctgacgctacaccGAGAAGCTGAAGCTCCCTgggtggaagcagagatattAGAAAATACCgaagaaatgcatgttctggaAGAAGTAaaatctactttagaaaggacccgATTGGAATGCACAAACATCTACGTCCATTCTCAAATAGAtttgaagattcgttcttcctctccatacttaaaTGCTAACGTCCCACCTCATGAagagtctcagagaggcccaattgcatcacattcaTCTGAGGAAGATAATTTTCCCTTGCAACTTCACGACAAATTCAAGAATGAAATgactgatgacaaatacttctcgacaccaaacttagcAGCTTTGgcaagagaagaggcaaaggctgaattcagatcagcaaatcccataacaaatgtacaccctcagtcatatacccaccgacatattcccccagccagcatgccacttgcagctgaatccatggcacagtatttagcacgacgagatctcatcacttcaggactataccagtttgacgataaacctgaaaattaccatgcATGGTACTCATTCGCCAATGCTATCGATGGAGTCCAGctcggagcaacccaagagttggatctaatgacaaaatggctgggaaaagaatcatgcaaacaggtgagatgcatacgttcagtgtacatcaacaaccccaagctagccttaagcaaagcatgggagagacttcgggagtgctatgcggcccctgaaattattgaaacggcactatttcgacacctggaaaattttcctaaggtgtcagccaaagacaAGAGAGCTCGGAGATCTACTCATGGAGTTTGA